The DNA sequence TCGAAGTAACAAACACAGATGCTGAGGGACGTTTAATCTTAGCAGATGGTATCACATTTGCTAAACACTTAGGTGCAAGCAAAATCATTGATTTAGCTACTTTAACAGGAGCAATTATTGCAGCATTAGGTGCTGATACAACAGGAGCCTTTACTAATAACCAAGCCTTCTTAGATGAATTTCAGAAAGCTGCTGATTTAACAAATGAATATATGTGGCAAATGCCTTTATTCCCTCGTGATCAAAAAGCTCTTCGTAATAGTGATGTAGCTGATTTAAACAATGCTCCAATCGGAAAACCTGGAGCGATTATGGCTGCAGCCTTCTTAAAAGAATTCGTTGAAGATACACCATGGATTCACTTAGATATTGCTGGAACTGCTGATTCAAAAACAGCTTATGATTTAGGTCCAAAAGGTGGAACTGGAGTTATGGTTCGTACAATCGCAAAATACTTAGAATTACAAGGATAATGCCTAATCTAAAGAGATATCGTCTAACGATATCTCTTTTTTTGTTTTTAATCATAATCCTCCACTTCTTAAAATACATTAGATATTAATTATGAAACATTGATGGAGGATTAAATATGTCAGAACTAGTCAAAGATTTGGAACATATTATCTGGTCATACTTAGCAATTCCAATATTGTTATTTGTTAGTTTAATATTTACGTTCTATTTTCAAGGCGTTCAATTTAGATTTAAAAAAATGATTCAGTGCTTAACTAAAAAATCATCTAATAGTAGTGTGTCCTCCTTTCAGTCATTTACAATGGCATTAGCTGCGCGAGTAGGCGTTGGTTCATTAGCTGGAGTTGCTCTTGGAATTTACATCGGAGGACCTGGAAGTGTATTTTGGATGTGGATAAGCGCCTTAATTACAGCAGCCGCTTCATTCGTTGAAAGTACACTTGCACAACTGTATAAAAAAAGAGATGGGGATATTTATATTGGAGGGCCTGCTTACTACATTGAATATGGAATGCATCAAAAAGGATTTGCAGTTATTTATGCTTTTATTATCGTCTTAACCTATACATTTGGCTTCAGTGCAATTCAAGCCAATACTATTGCAACGTCATTTAGGGATGTATTATCTATTCCTCCACTATTAACTGGAGTTGGATTAGCATTGATCACTTCAATGATTATTTTTGGTGGGGCTTCAACAATTGCTAAAATGACATCAAAGATTGTTCCAATTATGGCTCTATTCTATATAGGAATTGGTCTTTTTGTTATGATTACTCACTTTGATTATATTCCAACTTTTTTTATGACTATTTTCCAAGATGCTTTTCAGCCATCTCCCTTAATTGGAGGAACCGTGATGTATACCATCATCATTGGAATTAAACGTGGTGTTTTTTCTAATGAAGCTGGAATGGGATCGGGTGCTCATGCAGCCGCGGTAACTAATAGCGATAATCCTACTGATCAAGGCTATATTCAATCTTTTGGAGTTTATGTTACAACACTATTTATTTGTACGATTACTGCTTTTTTAATTATGGTGACTAATGCCGTGGAAGTTGGCACGACTCACAGTAATGGAATCGAGTTAACTCAGTATGCTTTAACAGAACTATTTGGCCCAATTGGTGGAGTTATTTTAGCGATTTCTATTTTCTTCTTCGCTTTTAGTACCATTTTAACTGGATATTTTTATGGTGAATGTAATGTAAAATATTTATGTAAGAATGAAAAGATTCTTTATCCTGTCAGAGTAATTGTGTTAATTGTGATTTTGATTTCATCCATCGGCTCAGCCTCATTGATTTGGTCACTTGTCGACTTAGGAGTTGCATTAACTGCCACAATTAATGTTATGGCCCTTTGTTATTTGGCTAAAGAGGTTAAAGTTATTATGAATAAGAAAAGGTCGTAAAGTTAAACTTTACGACCCTTTCTGTTATTTTACTGGAGTTTCTAAAAATTGAATTAATGAGCATGGCTCACCATCATCAAATAAACGTTCTGAATCATCTACTGTTTTACGGATTTCATCCTTAATTTCATCTAGCTTTTGTAAAATTGTATCTGTATGGAATGTTTCTACGTTATAGTATAAAAATAAATCTTCAAACGCTTTAGCTGTTCGATTTAACTCTTGATTAATTTTAATAAACGAAGTGATATTTTTACTCTTAGCTGCATTTTGGAAATGTTCTAAATCAAGGCGAATCATTTCAATTACATCATCTTCATTTTCGTATTCTTTTAAGGGAAGTGGATACGGTTTAAGACGTTCTAAGAAATAACGATTTGATCGATTGATATTATAGACATAAGATAATTTAAATTCTCCAATATGAAATCTCACATAACAACATTTTGCACTTAATTGGAGAACTTCTCCCCCCATTTGTCTTAGTTTCATTTCATGTTGTTCAGCTTCCATTTCTAAATAACTAGCTTGAGTTAAAACGCCTGAAGTTGTATAAGATCGAGTAGGTCTATAAGTTCGCGAGTATTTTGGCATAATTCATTCTCCTTTAAAAGAAGTAATAGTATTTATAGGATATTTATTCTAATTAGACATAAAAGATCAGAATATAGACTGTGGAAATGGCAACAGCAATTATCATGATTGGGAACCCAATTTTCAAAAAGTCACCGAATGATAGTTTATATCCTTTTTTGTGCAACATCCCACTAACAATAACATTAGATGAAGCACCAACGATACTACCATTTCCACCTAAACATGCACCTAAAGCTAATGACCACCATAAAGCCGTTGTATCCATTCCTGTCATTTGTCCGATATTTAAAATTAACGGAATCATAGTTGCGACGAATGGGATATTATCTAAGAAAGCCGAAGCAATGGCCGCTCCCCATAAGATTAATAGTGACGTAATCATCACACTTCCACCTGTTAGGCTAATTAATCCACTTGCTAATACTTCAAGGACACCTACTGTTTCAAGTGCTCCAACCATAACGAATAATCCCATAAAGAAGAAGATGGTTGGCCACTCTACTTCCTCTAACACTTCTTCTACGTCAACTTTACTAATTAATAAAAGAATACCAGCACCTAATAAGGCAATAGTCGCTGATTCAATTCCGATTGCATGGTGTGTAGCAAATCCAGCAATTGTTAACAATAAGATAATTCCACTTTTTTTGAGTAGGGTTGAATCAGTAATTGCCTTAGACACATCAAACTGTTCAATTTTCTTCTTATTATCTTCACTAATGTGTAATTGTTTATGGAATATAAGTTTTAAAATCAATAACACAACAGTGAAAATAACAAGCACAATCGGTCCTAAATTAAATAAAACATCCGTAAAAGATAATCCTGTTGCCCCACTAATCATAATGATGGTTGGATCCCCGATTGATGTCGCAAGCCCACCAATATT is a window from the Turicibacter bilis genome containing:
- a CDS encoding alanine/glycine:cation symporter family protein, whose protein sequence is MSELVKDLEHIIWSYLAIPILLFVSLIFTFYFQGVQFRFKKMIQCLTKKSSNSSVSSFQSFTMALAARVGVGSLAGVALGIYIGGPGSVFWMWISALITAAASFVESTLAQLYKKRDGDIYIGGPAYYIEYGMHQKGFAVIYAFIIVLTYTFGFSAIQANTIATSFRDVLSIPPLLTGVGLALITSMIIFGGASTIAKMTSKIVPIMALFYIGIGLFVMITHFDYIPTFFMTIFQDAFQPSPLIGGTVMYTIIIGIKRGVFSNEAGMGSGAHAAAVTNSDNPTDQGYIQSFGVYVTTLFICTITAFLIMVTNAVEVGTTHSNGIELTQYALTELFGPIGGVILAISIFFFAFSTILTGYFYGECNVKYLCKNEKILYPVRVIVLIVILISSIGSASLIWSLVDLGVALTATINVMALCYLAKEVKVIMNKKRS
- a CDS encoding SLC13 family permease; protein product: MENPHFLPAIIIFLIAYGIIISEKFNRTVIALIAAVLMVVFHIFNQEQALEFIDFNTVGLLIGMMIIVNILKRTGIFQYVAIKTAKLSKGSPWRIMVYFAIITAVSSALLDNVTTILLIAPVTFVITETLGLNAIPFLLTEVFSANIGGLATSIGDPTIIMISGATGLSFTDVLFNLGPIVLVIFTVVLLILKLIFHKQLHISEDNKKKIEQFDVSKAITDSTLLKKSGIILLLTIAGFATHHAIGIESATIALLGAGILLLISKVDVEEVLEEVEWPTIFFFMGLFVMVGALETVGVLEVLASGLISLTGGSVMITSLLILWGAAIASAFLDNIPFVATMIPLILNIGQMTGMDTTALWWSLALGACLGGNGSIVGASSNVIVSGMLHKKGYKLSFGDFLKIGFPIMIIAVAISTVYILIFYV